Genomic window (Gasterosteus aculeatus chromosome 1, fGasAcu3.hap1.1, whole genome shotgun sequence):
TGACCCGTCTGACACGATCCGTCGGGCGTCCACGATGCCCGGCCAGCTGCAAGACTCTCTCACCTCCCACCGGCACTCCCTGATGCTGGGACACTCTGGCGCCGCCGCCGGTACTCGCTCGCACCGTCTGTCCTTGATGCCGGGCCAGTTGCCGTCCAATACCGTCAGCTACTCTCAGCTGAGAAGCCCCACCGGCGCCAAACGCTCTGCATCTACGTTGTCTGTCCATCAAACTTCACCCGAGGTGGGTTCGCAACAGACTGCGCAGGAATATTTGTGGCTTCTGGTGTAACTAAATGGTTTAGCTTGACTAAAGCTAAACTTGTATAATATTAATTTGTTGAATGACCATTAATCTGAAATCCTTtgtctttccctttttcttcatcTGACAGAAAAAGGTGAAGGCCAGCTGCTTCCCACGTCCACTCACTCCCAAAAACAAGATCAGCGGGCCTTCAAGTGCTCATCTGCGCCCTGCCCTCAGTCCAGTGAGTTCTAATACACAACAAGAAAATTCTAGTCAATTGCAAACAGAGATGATGAAAAGATTAATTCATTCATGTTTCACTTATGTTATTTTCTCAGGCTGGTCGGAGGGAGTCTATGATGTTCAGTATTGAAAACACTCCTAAAAACACCAACTACCTAAAGAAAGGGCTGAACAAACTACGCAGCTCCACTCGGAAATCTCCGGGCAAAAGTTCAAAGAAGTCGCCCGCTGAGACATCGGCACGTAAGTGCCAAGAAAACGTTCCCTCGAGAAATGTCCGCACTGGAGTGGTACGAGCGGGCAGAATTGTCAGCTCGAAGTCTCCCCAGGTGGCATCGAAAGGACAGAGAACCGCCAGCAGGTCTGCAAAGTCTCCTCTGACGGCTAGTGCTCGCAAGGTAAAAACGCACACCGACAAAACCATTCCCAATATAACCGTAGGTTGTAGGAAAAGTTGTCGTTTTTGGTTCCGGTGACATTAACCTTATTTTACTTCCTCAGTGTTACTTTACCGTAACAGCGGTTTTATCCACACATATACAAGTGTACCTTTTACACTTAAATATTTCTGAATTTGATAGAAACTACCGGAGTCTGTCCCTCactaatgaaacaaaacaacatgcttCTGAAGAGATCTTGCTTTAAATGTGCTCAGTCTTTACATCTTGTAAACGGATTTCAGAATTTGGCATCGGTCAAAGAAGAAAATCTTGCTGGAAGTCTTAAAAGGTCATTGAATGAATTCATACTTTGACTGTGGGTTAGATTCTTTACACTGGCTTATGTCCTCACGTTTTGCCATAGTCACTAACGGTGGTTACATTTCAACATGGTGTCCACACTGATGTTTCACAAAACACTAACAGAATGTGATTTCCACTTTTACttaatgtaatattgtgtaCAAATGTTTCTGTGAGCTTTGGTTAATTTGATttcttgattctttttttttttttttttacttcacagaTGATGAGCAAGTTGAAGGTGTGAGGACTGATTCCCAAATTGGATTCATAATTGTCTACAGTTTTTCTTGATTATATCCCCCTACCCCCTCCACAATGTTCTTATATTGTTGTCCTTCAGGGCTTcttataatctttttttaatttacttttatttcctctgtatTATATTTACATGTTTGTCAATAAAACGATTTTAAATGGCTCACTTTGGAAAAGTCTACTTGTTGATTCTTTTATTAGAGTTTTAGTGGCCGgagtgagagaagaagaaaaggtgtCGTGATCTTCGCAATAAAACATCTTCGATGTGACGTAACAAGTCTTGGCCAATCAGCGTTAAGATCTCTACAGCCTCTTAATTTCCCCTCAAACCTAAAGTTACCGCCGAAACTGGATtattattagtacttttacgtGTTTCAGCGCAATCTATGCTCTTGATCAGATCAATGTTGGTCAGTAAAATGAAAAGACCGTAGTTCTAAAAGCGTGTCTCATTAAACGACGTGGAGGTGGCGTGGCGGCCAAACACTAACTATGCACGGTCTCAGCCGTGAATGAATTGTAATCTTAATCTTTACTACATCCATTCTTTTGGCAAATGATAATACCACGTGAATGCCTGCGTATTGTGAAACCGTTTAACTTCCCGGTATGCGTTTACCTTCGGAATAAAGGGAATATATTTGGGTTTTGAAGTTTTAGTATAGGTATTAAACCGTTGCACCTTGGAAATGGATTAGAAATTCCGTGCAACgaatgaatcatttaaaaatacaaacgtattttatgtatatgtatacactgCACAATGTTTGTTGGAGAATGCGCCAGTATGAGTCATTTTGTACATACAGTAAATCTGATGAATCCCACGGATTAATGTTTGTCGAAATTATGATTTTATTTCGAAGTGGACCGGAAGCGGAACCACGACGAAACACTCTGACCAGGAAACGAAACTTCGAGCCGacggaaagaaaagggaataaGTTCAAATCGAGGGCCGGTGATATGATCTCACCGTTTTTAGATCGttccatttatattcattatttgctggtaaatgtttatttctaaCTTGGTCATTTATTCGTAAACACACCGTGTAATCTCACGTGTATACTACGTTAAATGATAGCATGACAGCATTGGTGGAGATCAACGGCCTTTATTCTACTTCCTTTAATGTCTGTTACGGCAAAAGTTATGGCGATAAGTAGTATGTAACGTTACGTGAATCCGTTCCACAGCtcgtgtgtgtgagtaaataGCTGCCAGAGACATGGACCCGAACGCTGAAGTTGAAAGGTGGGTGTTGCTTCATCCCATTTTGCCAGCGGCGGAGAACTTAACTGCCATCTTTAATTGCGTCACCGACACTTGACACGCAAAGTCACCAACTACTAACTTATTGGAACCATTTAAAAAACGTGTCATGACTTAACTTGCATATGAACACGCATTCTTTTCCCCCTTCAGGATTTTTAGGCATGAGAATGGGGAgaatggggaggaggaggcggagaggtgGAAGAGGCCTCCCTCCAGTTATGGCTCAATGAAGAGTGACATTGAAGGGATGGAGGAAGGTGGAGATGAAAAGGTGGCCCAGGAGGCCTTTGCCGTGCCGTTACCAGTGGGGCTACCTGGATCGTCTACTCGTGGGGGCACAGGGTACTGTGCATCTTGGTTTCATATTGTATTATTACGTTCTCTATAAATTGTATGTTTTGTATGTAAATGTCACTATGAATAAGTTCCAGATTCACTGTATCATctacttttttgtgtgtgcaaggAACAGTGAAATATTAACACCCCACATTATGCCTGAGAATAAACAATGCCACGCGTTTCCCATATGAACTGATCTAGTAGAGCTGTTCAGCTGCtagaggtgtgtttttgtgcagatAGTACTGGCCTGCAAATTAAAATGTGAAGCCCGTTCAACATTTCGTCTGCCTTTCAGTGACTTAGGGGGGGGGATGTTGTCCCTACTCTTCTGTCAGGTTGCAGATGAACCGCCCAGCTTCTCCAGAGACCCACTACACTATGACGACGCAGCAGACCAGAGCACCGGGAGCAGTTTTTGACAccaagtgaacacacacacacacacacacactaatgctgATAATCAGTGGAAATGTAGTTTGAGATGAGTCACAATGTGAAAAAGCAACCAGGTCTTCCTTATTTGCAGTGCCTTTTTCtcacagctcctcctgctgtctTGCAGGTCTGCAGATCTGGCGGATTTTCTAGAACACTATGACGATGAGGAGGCGGAGAAGGATGAAGATGATAATCATTATAAGGAttatgaagatgatgaagatgatgaagatgaaatgtTAGAAACCAATTCCCCAGAACCACCAGAGCCTGTTGAACCAGAAGACACAATGCAGGTCGATGAGAACAGCCAGCCAGGTAGACTGCACCCAGAGCAGGACCTGCCTCACATATTCAAGGTCGGTGCATCACAGTTGGTCTGTGAAACTTAGTGTTTTCCTTTCTTAACACAAGTCAAGACAAGTGGAATATTCTTGATTATGGTCCAAAGAGTGACATGTTAACGTGCGTCTCTCTGTCTACAGAGTATCCAGAGTTCTCTGACAGGGttcaaggaggaggagctgtttACGTTTATGATGGACTTTTGCCAGTGGGAACTAAAGGTAACACGACAGCagatgatggagggagaccTTCTTGATTCTGTGGACAAGATGCTGGAGATTCTTGGTAAGTAAAAAAAGTCATAGTATAAACCTGTAAATGGTACAAATGGAGCTCAGAATTTAGAGAAGTACATTTTGACTGATGGGATGGCAGCTGCGAAGTAGCTTTGTGAGCTCGTTAAATTTCTAGCTCGAACAAAACTCTGACATCTGTCACCTCGAGTAAATATTGTtctatttaaagtaaaatgcgTTAACAATACAACCCTATGTTGTAAGAGACTGGTGTGCTGccacatgttttttatttttgaaattctGTTCTGCAGGCCAGGATCGTGCTCTTTTGCACACAATAAGAACCCTAgaaaatatcaacaaaaaagaagaggcaGACGAACTGAAGAATACGTGCAGGAGAGGCAAGTAAACTCTGGTTCCATCTCAACACACAGTCCAATGTTAAGAATGCTGTGGCAGCGCTTTTGACATTGCTATTATTTGCTCTCACAAAGTTATTtgttacacgtgtgtgtgtgtaatgggtCTTAAGTTACTCAGCAGAGATGAAAAGAGTTAAAATTATTTTCTATCAGGAAAGTTTGAACCACATGACTTGATAGATGCTTCTGGATTTTAGACTCAAAGGAACAAAACAATTTTAACCATTTGCTTATAATAATCAAATATTATTTAGTATTAAAGGTTGATTCACTGTTCCGATtcctatttattattattctcatcACGAGGGAGAAAGGTGAGGTAGTAAGATTGTTCTTCCAGTTTTGTGaagcttttctctttcttccccaCCAGCGCTGATCCGTCACCACCTCCAGCAGAATTTGATAGGAAAATACCAAATCATCCGGGAGGGGGTCGTTCGAGCCGGCAGGCAAAATCTTCTAAACAACATCTACGTTGAGCCCCTGATTACTATCTGTGGTCCTGGAGGAGTTGCCCCCTCCCATGAGTTCCTACGCCGCTTTTCGTCACCTCTCCAGGTGCCGAGCGCCGACGCCTCCGTGGGCTTGAACGATCTGTTCCGACTAAGGAAGGATGGCAAGCCGGTGAGGACAGTGGTGACCACTGGGATTCCGGGAACCGGCATGTCCGTCTCTGTGGGGAAGTTCTCCCTGGACTGGGCAGAACGGCTCGCCAATAAGGTGAAtcaagaatataaaaaaaaagaaacaagacttTTTGCACCATTCTTTTCGGGACTGACACCGTTTTTCCTCTCCCATCTTCTCACAGGATCTGCAGTTTGTCATCAAACTTTCATTCCGAACCTTCAGGCTCCTGCGAAACAATGAGCTTCGTCTTTCCCAGGAGATATCCATCATGGAAGTGATAGAATATTATCATCCCGAGTGCAAAGACATGAAACAcctggaggaagaggactgTAAATTTCTCATCATAATGGATTCATTTGATTGTTACCAAGGCTCTCTGGACTGGCAGGTATCTCACCGGCACACATACACCCGAGACGCATTCACCTCTTAACAGTAACATCAATCGACAGTCTGATTTAAAGCTACAACTTAGTGATTCAAATATCCTCATCAATTGCCTATTTTTGAACATTCGCACCGCTCAAGTGATCTATAGCCATGTTTTGCGTGCTGGATATTTGTtcctaatctaaaaaaaaaatcatcaaaaaatGGAAAGTGCTCTGAGCTATCGGCGAATCGGTttttctactaacccattgcattagcatttcattttattttattttattacttgtgcactgctgtcttgttgtctattgttacactgtctactgtcaagcaccaaccaccaagacaaattccttgtatgtttgacatattttggcattaaatgtttcctgattcctgatcaatACAATTTTCACTCTTAATAGTTTGATCGGTGGTCTTTTTAACGTCTGATCAGCTTCAAAAAAACGTGATGGAAGCATCGTTTTGCAGGAACTGATATATGCCTCTTGTCTTTCTCTACAGAACGCTCCGGTGATAAATGACAACTACACCAAAGCACACCCTGACGTGCTGATTGTAAATATCATCCGAGGGACCGTGCTGCGCGGTGCCCGCGTCTGGATGCTGGGGAGACGAGCTGCTGTCTCACAAATACCGTCTCAATACATAGACGTGGTCACAGAAATACAGGgctttaggtgtgtgtgtgcacatgttcttaattcttcttttttttatctgtgtattttattgcattttcttctgtttgagCCTTGTTTTTAGTCTCTATACCATCCTGTTgtttgattattattaacacCTGTTTCAGTCCAGTtgtatgtttctttttgtccCTCTTTTCACCAGTGATGAGAAGAAAGACAAATTCCTGCAAATGCGCTTTCGCGACGCAGAGCTGTCATCAAAGATCGTGGCACATTACAAGCGCCTACCGCCCCTCATTAGATTAGCTCAGCAGCCCTTCGTCTGCTGGATAGTGGCCACAGTGTTCGAGCGCTGCTACCGTTATCTGAGGTATGGGGAGCACCCCCCCCGGCTGACGCCGTTCTATGTCCACATCACCGTGGTCCAGACCAACCGCAAGCTGCAGTTCTACTATGGAAAGCTGGACAATGAACTGGTACTGTCCGGATTttgtcattttcctttttttacaagCAGCTTTGCTAATCTATACGTTTCTATTAGCGTGGACACTGATGCAATCGGATAAAATGATCTGAAGTTTATAGgtttaaatatttgttgtatTATAAATTCTGGGCATCAAAGGGACCCGATGCTACAAAATCCAAAATTAAACTTGAATCAAAAAGACAAACGTTATTTGTCAGGATGCCGAGTAACGCCGTGCTTCTTTTGGCACTCAGAAATGGTCCACGGAGGACAAGAACCTGATCACAGAGATCGGGAAGATGGCTTTTAAGATGCTGGAAAAGAATACCAGCACGTTCTTTGAAGAGGACATGAAGGAGCTGGCAGGGCTGAAGTTAACGGAGGTGACGGTGTTTTCTGGCCTGACCACTGAGCTCGCCCCTGCAGCCCCCGGTGGGAGGAGGACGTTCGGATTCATACACCACAACTTCAAGGTAAAACTCTTTCCGTCTCACAGTAACTACGTCTCAATATTCTACGCTGCTGTACTGTAGCGATAATACACAGAAATCCactctctctgcagctcacaTTGCCCAGAGTTTTTAAAGTTAGTCAACAAATGAGCTCATCTTCGCTATACTCAATATGAACATATATTTTCACCTTTTGagcaaagagggaaaaaagttatttttaaaatgctaAGATGATGaacgatgctgctgctgctggagatccATCCAACAATTCACCCGCGTCTTCTCTCCTCCAGGAGTTCATGGCCGCTCTGTACGTCTTCACAATGTTTTGCACCAAGTCCAAGAACGTTCTGGGCTCCCCGTTGTTGCCCAAGCCCTTCTTATTTGGGGATCAGTGCAAATCAGCGGGGAGCCTGCTCCAGAGCGCGGTGACGCGAACCCTGGCCGCCCCGCCGGGCCACTACGACATGTTCTTGCGCTTCCTGTGCGGCTTGCTTTCTCCGCACTGTCACAATAATCTGCTCTGCGGGAACCTCTACCCCCAAAAGAACCTGAAGGTGGGCGGACTGGATGAGGCGCGGCGGCTGCTTGAACGGACGATAAGGACTGCTGAGGAAAACAATAGAGACCGAGTGGAAAACCTAAAGGAGTGCCTTAGAGAAATGACCCAGGAGGATGAGTGAGGTGGCGTTAGATTGCATCAGGATAATCATTTTATGTCATTTTATGCAGAGGAGGGATAGGAGAGCAGTACCATTACAGCTCCATGGATTTAGAGTCAAGTGTGATGCTTTAAACACTAAACCTGAGTCACTGATATGTTccggtgtgtttttatttaagtgatgacattaaaaataatgtgGAAGAGCCCTTGGGGGAGGCTTTATTTCTCCACACTGGCCTGGCAATTGGGAATTGGATGGGCCATTGGATCCCCCATTCAGAGCCGGTAGACGTGGCCTGGGAAGAGGGAAGTCTGCAGTCCCCTGCTTGAACTGGATCCCCCGGATCGATGAGGGAGGGTGTATagctgatttttaaaaaatatcttCCAAAGAAACATTTGTAATTGTGTTTTAGAAATAAAGCTGTGCGGTATCCGAAGGGCTACAAGCAATTTATTCAACAAATATCTTTAACAATGTGTTTTGTTAACGTTTCTCAGACCAACATGTATCTGATTTTTTGCACGTGTGCAAAGAATAGTTTCATTTGTAGACAGACACTTTATTCACGTAAAAACTGCTGTTAATGTAAGCGATGAGTTGTACCACAGTGACGGCCCCCCAGACATTCACTGTATTACTGAGCCTTGCACGGTTTGGCCACATGACGCATTCGTAAAATGTCAGGGAAACTTTACTCGACGCGGGTTGGGAAATCATTAGACAAGGCGGCTATTAACATATTTACGAGTAGAATTGAAATGTACAAACAGACGTGCTGCTCAAAAGGTCTGTGTCTCATCCTTATTTTTCATAATATATGAATTATATCTCTCACACCCACACTTGTGGAAGGTCTGCAGCTTAGTCTCTgaaatgctcacacacacgttCTGCATCAAGCCGGCTCCGCTGAGGTCACGTTGTTTAAACTactatgtgtgtgcgtctataCTGTTCTTGTTTCTGTCATTCTGGCGTCCGAGCGCGATGACCCACGGACTGCTTCAGAGCGTCTGTGCCTGCCTCATGCAGGCGGGGTCAGCGTCATGGCGGCAGCATGAACGGTGAACGCAGCGACGCTGATTTGACGCTTGACTTCGTCCCAGGCCTTCTTCGGATCAGCAGAGTTCTTGATGTCGAACAGTTCATCATTGATTCCAGGGAAAGACTGCCCTACATATTTGTTATGCCTGCTGGGAGCAAAGATCACATGCCTGAAAGAGAACGGGGGGGGGATCTTTTAGGAATGTACtggagtttttttaaatttataacAAGCTCAAAAGGTTTTAGAAGTAAAGGCATTTTACATGTATTCAGCGtgatgattcattttatttaactttttttgacCTGCAAACCGTATCAGTTACGCCAGATGGTTGTTATCTATTCAACTCATTCTCAATTGGACCTTTAAGAGTCTTCTTTGAGGTGTATCTGCAGCCAATGTAATGATTTCAGTCGTAGACTGaggcaaaaaagacaaaatatgtataaataggCAGGGTGAGTAATTTAAAGAACAATCTTGCACTACGCGGATTCCTATAATTGGCCCATAATTCACACGTTGGGTCATCTGGCTTTCCGCAGCTCATGCAGTTTTAGAGATAATGCTCTACCCTCTGTGTATTTATCTATCCCCCTTTAATGATTAACACGTCTTTCTCACAGTTGGCTGCAAAAACTGGGTCTGCTGATAAGAAACTGCTCAACTATGCATaaattgtgtgtgagagagagagaatgggcACAAGAGAACGTTAGTAGTAGATATAGTAGACGTGGGATGTTAATACTTATATTGCCTGGACAAAACTAAACTGTCTGTGGGGCTTAAACTTAATATTTGGTTGccattttaaattacatttacatttaacattaagACGCTACAGTATATGCAACGATGCATAGACTTGTTATTGGCTTTGTCAATAACAAGCTCTGGCAAGGTCAGTTTAATCAAAATGTAtattaatgcatttattcattgtcaccATTAGAGAGGCCCTTGCACTCCTGAGTGAACATTCTGTTTCGGACTATTTAAATACCATAAtacaagaaatatttaaagataTGATTGATTTTGAGGTGTAACTGGCCAAGACAAGTAAGGGAAAACTGCCATGCAGAGCACATTGccgtttcgtgtgtgtgtgtgtgtgtgtgtgagagagggagactaACCTGTAGAAGGGTCTCCCAGGTAAACCCAGCGGGTCAATGAAGGCTCTCTCCAGATACATCAGCTGATCGTTCACGGCGCGCACCTGCAGAGGACTGAGGCGCACGTAACCCGTCAAATGCCGGTACCATGTGGTCTCCAGGTGTGATTCTAATGTTCCGCTCCCCTTGTGTTTTTAATACCACTCAATATAACGTGACTCAGTACAACACCCCCCTGGACCAATGTCCTGTGTAAGCCGCATAGTGAAAAGCACAGTCAGTCTCCGGCTAAAAGCGTGGATAACACACCCCGACGTGTTTGCACCTGCACGTATAGAAAAGTTAAACGTGACCGTACTCCGCTCTGTTGAGACTCTGCAGGCGCTCGTGAAAGTCCCCGGCTGCAACGCTGAAGTTCCTCACAGCAGAAAACAaggaatctgaaaatatatacGGAAAAAATGTGTCAGGAAAAGCCATCAAGGGGTTGGCTCTGTCATTCAAACCGTTTAAATATCAATTCAACTTAATATTTAATTACCATAGTCAATGACCACTATGGACCTACCAAACGACACCCCGTacatctccatctcctccggGTGCTTCTGGGCCTCGCGCGCGATGCTCTGCGCGTACTTCCCCAGCGAGTCTGCGTACTGGTTGACGTCAAGAGGCAGCAGCTGGGAATCGGCCAATTGAAAGACAAGCCCGCCTCTCACCTGGGCCACCGCCCGGAGCCTCTTGAAGGTGGGGTCGTAAAACCTGTCCACCACCTCGAAGGTTTCGTACACGCTGTGATAGACCGGATAACTGCTGTACCACTCGGTTTTCTGGAAGCACGGGAGACATTTCAAATCCAAAAAGACAGATAGATCACaatattaatgaaaacaaacagagtaATAAGGTCACACAGACAAAGTTAAATAGGTAGCACTCTGAAGCGTATAACACAAAGAGTACCAGTAACTAACAAATATATTCTCATACACAGGCTCACATGCAAACCTGTTCACTGCTATAATTAAAAGTATGTTAAGATCGACAGGTGTCACATACATGTAAACGGATGACATGGTAATTCACTGCAGTGTCTGCTCACAATAGGAACAGAaacattaatatatatttagcaCACACAGCAACATAAAATAAGAATGATCCCTCTGTGAGTGCAGCGCGTGTTACCCTGTCCTTGGTGTATCTGGCTCTGGCTGCAGCGATTCCCAGACGGATGAAATAGGCCTCGAAATCACTGCCCGACCCAAGTTTACTGATCCTGCAGCCACAGAAGAGGACAGACTGTGGATCACTTGTCCAATTGGCTGGTAAATGTTACATTCAAAATGAGTTTGAATCACCACACAGAGACGGGGAATTAAGGCTTTCTTCATTGCATGAAGTGTGAAGACTGTAACATCTCTGCAAAAGCCGCATTGACAAAATGAATAACCGTTATTCCACTTCTTTTATTTCGGGTTCGGTGGTTAGTTACCACTTTGTACCTGGGTGCATCGCGGTCAGCTGTCCAGTTGTCCCTCTTATGCCAACTGTCGTACAAAGAaattccctcctctccttcttctggaCTCGCTATCTACAtgcaaggagagaaagaggccgAGCCAGTGGGAAACATAGAGATGCATAGAGATGAAAAGACAGGAATACAACTTCAAGATTGAGCAtgaaggaataaataaaacattttggggtGTATTTCTGCTCACCTGCTTAGTGAGATTGTACACCAAAGTGTGTAGAGATGGAGTGCAGTCAACCCTCAGCGTGTACATGCCTGGAATTCAAATAGAAACATCCTCACAGTTACATCAGAAACTAAACGATTTCATTGAGAATATTGAGGCGTGCACTCAAACACACTCACCCTCGATGGCAGAGTCGGCATTGACGTAGGCCACAGCTCTCTCCTGTAACACCTTGGCGTTATCCTGGAGAGAAGGGTCaagtgtgttcagtgtgtgtgtgtgtgtgcatgtgctgtgAAGGGGCATGGGTCGGTGAATGTGTACCTCTGCCCATTCTGTAGATCCCTGCAGTCCAAACTCTTCTGCATCCCAGCTGGCAAATATTAAAGTCCTCCGAGGCCTCCAGCCTGCAtgaatgcacacacgcacactgcacCTTCGTATTCTGGTGCCCGAGCGTCTTCTGACGCCGTTGTTGACAAATGACAGCGATAGAGACGCACCTTTGCTCCGCAGCAGACCAAAGCCCCTGACTGTCTCGTGGACCACAGCAGCACCAGACATGGGATCGATCCCCCCAAACACCCAGGCGTCCCGGTGCCCTCCGAGAATCACGTACcggtctacacacacacacaaacatagagaCCTCAGCTCACATTGATGGCGACACTAACAATTTTAAGTAGCTCATCTAGCTATTCCGACCCGCTTTCTCATGCTTGTCTCAgtgtgagttgtgtgtttttaaagattaGAGCCGGATGGATGGCGGTACTCTACCTGGCTCCACAGCCCCTCTTATCCTGCCAATGACGTTGTAGATGCGAGTGACCTGGCTGTTGGTGTGGATGTTCATACGCACCTTCCTGAGACCCACATGTTAAGGAAGAGGTGAGTCACacaggggatgggggggggggaatacagCGACATGACGGAGGAAACGGATCAATAGTTCCTTTTGACAGCAAATGACTAAACGTTAAATGAATTTGTTCACAAAGGAATGGTGCTTTTCTATGTGACATATGCCTGTTCATTACGTCTATCTCAAGCGATGACACAGACGAACAAAGATGGAGAAGACAAAGGAAGATGGGGGAATAGTTCTTTTGCTTcagaaacccccaaaatgtacaACAAGACCGGGGGGGACTGTTCTACTTGCTTAATTTGTGCAGGTTGCTTATGTGTAGATGTGCTTAGTATGTCACTCGCACACAGGACATACAAGGGCCCCCATTGTACGCCCGTTGGCTACTTGCCACTGGGTCATTGAAGTGGAGCAGGAGAACAGGAACAACAAGAGTGGAGAGAAAATTGAAACAGACAGCTgtgaagcaggagagcaaaGAGCTTCCACTGCTGGGGGAGAGATACAGCAGTTTGAAGGGAGAACCAAGTTAAAACAAGGGGAAGAGGACACTGGTAATGCTGGTTTAACTGGACATAAACGCTCAATGTAGGAACTCACTGGCTCTTGAAGTCATCCTTAAAGCCTGGACCAATCCTATAGGAGACATCCAGAGTTCCTTTCCAGTTGTTGGGCGGAATCTGTCCTCCCATGTTCCTGTTGAATTGCAAAATAATCACATGACAAGCACAACAATTTGTCGTTGTCATGTGTGTGCTCGTTAGCATGGAGGCGTCAGCTTCACAGGACCGTTAGCGTAGCTGTGGATTTTGTCCAAGTAGCGATGCTCTGAATAATCgaatgattgtgtttttaaagtgtaGTGTCGGGAGGAAAAGAGCGGTATCGTTACTTCAGCAGGTGAATGGCATCGTGGTAGCCGATTGGATGTACAGGAATGTTGGGGAGGCCCACTGCGTTCTCCAGGCTCAATCTGTAGGTATATTCTGCGAGAGAGCAAGCAGTAGATAAACGTTAGATAACATGGCGCACGCGCAAACTC
Coding sequences:
- the nlrc3l gene encoding nucleotide-binding oligomerization domain-containing protein 2, translated to MDPNAEVERIFRHENGENGEEEAERWKRPPSSYGSMKSDIEGMEEGGDEKVAQEAFAVPLPVGLPGSSTRGGTGLQMNRPASPETHYTMTTQQTRAPGAVFDTKSADLADFLEHYDDEEAEKDEDDNHYKDYEDDEDDEDEMLETNSPEPPEPVEPEDTMQVDENSQPGRLHPEQDLPHIFKSIQSSLTGFKEEELFTFMMDFCQWELKVTRQQMMEGDLLDSVDKMLEILGQDRALLHTIRTLENINKKEEADELKNTCRRALIRHHLQQNLIGKYQIIREGVVRAGRQNLLNNIYVEPLITICGPGGVAPSHEFLRRFSSPLQVPSADASVGLNDLFRLRKDGKPVRTVVTTGIPGTGMSVSVGKFSLDWAERLANKDLQFVIKLSFRTFRLLRNNELRLSQEISIMEVIEYYHPECKDMKHLEEEDCKFLIIMDSFDCYQGSLDWQNAPVINDNYTKAHPDVLIVNIIRGTVLRGARVWMLGRRAAVSQIPSQYIDVVTEIQGFSDEKKDKFLQMRFRDAELSSKIVAHYKRLPPLIRLAQQPFVCWIVATVFERCYRYLRYGEHPPRLTPFYVHITVVQTNRKLQFYYGKLDNELKWSTEDKNLITEIGKMAFKMLEKNTSTFFEEDMKELAGLKLTEVTVFSGLTTELAPAAPGGRRTFGFIHHNFKEFMAALYVFTMFCTKSKNVLGSPLLPKPFLFGDQCKSAGSLLQSAVTRTLAAPPGHYDMFLRFLCGLLSPHCHNNLLCGNLYPQKNLKVGGLDEARRLLERTIRTAEENNRDRVENLKECLREMTQEDE
- the naalad2 gene encoding N-acetylated-alpha-linked acidic dipeptidase 2, with product MRKESRFIWWIRWIVIVTALLLLGFTLGWFAKPTHPKAANESPSSKYLKDFLEGMQPDQIRQHLRKFTRLPHLAGTEQNLRYAEQIRKEWLEFGLDAVEMVPYDVLLSYPNKSQPNYISIVDRFGIEVFNTSLAEPVPEGYEDVADIVPPYSAFSAKGQPEGDLVYVNYGRTEDFFQLEEMNITVTGRIVIVRYGQIFRGNKVKNAMSAGAKGIIMFSDPADYSAAGVQPYPDGWNLPGGGAQRGNVLRLDGAGDPLTPGYPAKEYTYRLSLENAVGLPNIPVHPIGYHDAIHLLKNMGGQIPPNNWKGTLDVSYRIGPGFKDDFKSQKVRMNIHTNSQVTRIYNVIGRIRGAVEPDRYVILGGHRDAWVFGGIDPMSGAAVVHETVRGFGLLRSKGWRPRRTLIFASWDAEEFGLQGSTEWAEDNAKVLQERAVAYVNADSAIEGMYTLRVDCTPSLHTLVYNLTKQIASPEEGEEGISLYDSWHKRDNWTADRDAPRISKLGSGSDFEAYFIRLGIAAARARYTKDRKTEWYSSYPVYHSVYETFEVVDRFYDPTFKRLRAVAQVRGGLVFQLADSQLLPLDVNQYADSLGKYAQSIAREAQKHPEEMEMYGVSFDSLFSAVRNFSVAAGDFHERLQSLNRADPLQVRAVNDQLMYLERAFIDPLGLPGRPFYRHVIFAPSRHNKYVGQSFPGINDELFDIKNSADPKKAWDEVKRQISVAAFTVHAAAMTLTPPA